Within Kiloniellales bacterium, the genomic segment CGCGTGAAATAAGCTCACCCTTACCCTGAGATGGCCTGGGTCCCGTGGACATTCATTTGACCGCGAGGTATGAGCCGACCAAGTGGATCATTGCGGTGAAGCTCATATCGGTTTTGTCGTAGCGCTTGGCGATACGGCGGAACTGTTTGAGAGCGCAAAAGAAGTTCTCGACCAGATGGCGCCATCGGTACATCGCGAAGTCGCAGGCGATGGCGCGCACCCTGTCGGCCTTGGGCGGGATGACCGCCAGGGCGCCGCGGTGTTCGAGTTCGGCCCGCAGCCAATCGTTGTCGAAGCCTTTGTCGGCGAGCAGGGCGTCGAAGTCGAGGCCGGCGATAAGCGGTTCGGCGCCAAGGCTGTCGTGGCGTTGACCGGGCAGGAGCAGGAAGCGGCTCAGGTTGCCCAGCGCATCGACCAAGGCGACGATCTTTGTGGTCAGTCCGCCGCGCGAATGCCCGATTGCCTGATTTTGAGTCCCCCCCCTTGCGCCGGTGCCGTGCTGGTGGACCCGGACGATGGTGCCGTCGATGATCGCGTATTCAAAGTCCGGGTATCCGGATAAGCTTTGGAAAAGACTCTCGAATACGCCCTTCTGGGCCCACCGGCGGAAGCGCTTGGCGACCGAGTTCCAAATGCCGAAGCTGGCGTGCAGATCACGCCAGGGAGAGCCCGTGCGCACGATCCAAAACACCGCTTCGACGAACAACCTATTGTCATCCGCCGTACGTCCAGGGTCACCGGCCTTGCCGGGCAGCAGCGGAGCTATCCGCGCCCACTGCGCATCGCTCAAAACGCGTCGATCCAAGGCTGACCTCCATCAAGTTTCAGCCTTGAATCAAATTTCCACGCTCAAGGGAATCCCCCTAGTGAAATCGAATGTCCACAGGCCCTAGAGCGGATCGCATTCAAACGGGATCACGCAAGGATCCCAATCAATCGCAATCTGCTCTAGCCATTCACGAGGAAATGCGCGCCGATGCTGCAGAAGTATCCGAGGGCGATCACCGGAGACCACTTGAGGTGGGCCATGAAGGTGTACTGACCCTTCGACGCGCCCATCAGCGCCACCCCCGCCGCGGACCCGATCGACAGCAGGCTGCCCCCGACCCCGCAGGTCAGCGTGATGAGCAGCCACTGGAAGTGCGACATCTCCGGGCCCATGCTGAGGATTGCGAACATCACCGGGATGTTGTCGATGATCGCCGAGACCATGCCGAACGTCGTATTCGCCGCGGTGGGTCCCCAGTTACCGTACATGACGTCCGA encodes:
- a CDS encoding IS5 family transposase — encoded protein: MDRRVLSDAQWARIAPLLPGKAGDPGRTADDNRLFVEAVFWIVRTGSPWRDLHASFGIWNSVAKRFRRWAQKGVFESLFQSLSGYPDFEYAIIDGTIVRVHQHGTGARGGTQNQAIGHSRGGLTTKIVALVDALGNLSRFLLLPGQRHDSLGAEPLIAGLDFDALLADKGFDNDWLRAELEHRGALAVIPPKADRVRAIACDFAMYRWRHLVENFFCALKQFRRIAKRYDKTDMSFTAMIHLVGSYLAVK